A part of Eubacterium sp. AB3007 genomic DNA contains:
- a CDS encoding amidohydrolase family protein, protein MLDYLLINGKYPDYAQNTLTQASIGIRDGVIEYIGKGEPAARQVIDVQDRVVSPGFIDIHMHEEDFAGEGPTYVIAERMLRMGVTLAVGGNCGHQKQPLTAFREMIRHLDGSPIHYMMLAGYNQCRYRLGIPRHEEASSNDRVRIRDILRRELAEGAIGVSFGIEYDPGITTEEFLQGAQAAESPEHLVAAHYRADGDGIYAAIREMIAVQSEIPGKFQISHLSSGAAMGQMDKALQMIHQAMDQDPRLDYDTYPYDAFSTSIGSEVFADDDCFRKWGRDYDSILLTGEPFLYQRCTKQIFEDARKKYPNMLAVAFVMREEEIRQAVADERGMIASDGILLRGEGHPRAAGTFPRVLGKYVREERALSLCQALRKMTLAPAERLGLCRKGRIEVGADADLVVFDPATILDGATFEESEKPPIGIDFVIVDGGIAMKDNTIVDGRRGCFISHQERN, encoded by the coding sequence ATGCTAGACTATCTTCTAATCAACGGAAAGTATCCGGACTATGCACAAAACACGCTTACACAGGCTTCCATCGGGATCCGTGACGGGGTGATCGAATACATCGGCAAGGGCGAGCCTGCCGCACGGCAGGTGATCGATGTTCAGGACCGCGTGGTCTCCCCCGGCTTCATCGACATACACATGCACGAGGAGGATTTTGCAGGAGAAGGTCCGACCTACGTCATTGCAGAGCGAATGCTCCGTATGGGCGTAACTCTGGCGGTAGGTGGCAACTGCGGTCACCAGAAGCAGCCCCTGACGGCTTTCCGGGAAATGATCCGTCATCTCGACGGGTCTCCCATTCACTACATGATGCTGGCCGGATACAATCAGTGCCGTTACAGACTGGGGATCCCCCGGCATGAAGAGGCCAGTTCCAATGACCGTGTCAGAATCCGCGACATACTTCGCCGAGAATTAGCGGAGGGTGCCATTGGCGTGTCCTTCGGGATCGAGTATGATCCCGGGATCACCACGGAGGAATTCCTACAGGGAGCACAGGCCGCAGAGTCACCGGAGCATTTGGTGGCAGCTCATTACCGCGCTGACGGAGATGGCATCTACGCTGCGATCCGAGAGATGATCGCCGTGCAGTCGGAGATCCCCGGAAAATTCCAGATCTCTCACCTTTCCAGTGGCGCTGCCATGGGGCAGATGGACAAAGCCTTGCAGATGATCCATCAAGCGATGGATCAGGATCCACGGCTGGATTATGATACCTATCCCTACGATGCCTTCTCCACCTCAATCGGCTCAGAGGTGTTTGCCGATGACGACTGCTTCCGGAAGTGGGGGCGCGACTATGACAGTATTCTGCTCACTGGCGAACCCTTCCTCTATCAGCGATGCACAAAACAGATCTTTGAGGACGCCCGAAAGAAATACCCGAATATGCTAGCTGTCGCGTTTGTGATGCGGGAGGAAGAAATACGACAGGCTGTAGCGGATGAACGCGGAATGATCGCCAGTGACGGGATCCTGCTGCGGGGAGAAGGCCATCCCCGTGCCGCAGGCACCTTCCCCAGAGTGCTGGGAAAGTATGTTCGAGAAGAACGCGCTCTGTCCCTTTGCCAGGCACTGAGGAAGATGACGCTGGCACCGGCCGAGAGGCTCGGCCTCTGCCGAAAAGGACGGATTGAGGTCGGCGCAGACGCGGATCTGGTGGTGTTCGATCCAGCGACGATCCTGGATGGAGCCACCTTTGAAGAGAGCGAAAAACCACCCATCGGAATTGATTTTGTGATTGTCGATGGCGGCATCGCCATGAAGGACAATACCATCGTAGACGGACGAAGAGGCTGTTTCATCAGCCACCAGGAAAGGAATTGA
- a CDS encoding YfcC family protein yields the protein MEKKRKLSVPHVYILLLAVIAICAILSYVMPASVYDMKEVDGREIIQAETWHQVDKTPVTLMQFLTSVPRGMQEAAQIIFFIFIVGGSFAVLQETRAIEAGMGRLVRRLRGWNIIILPIVMFLFSLCGSVFGMAEETIPFIPIFVSLCIAMGYDSLTGTAIVLCGAGAGFAGAFINPFTIQVAQGIAELPLLSGMGFRIAIYVCMVLLTMTFVVRYASKIKKDPTRSLMYEADQQREDKIEMDQLKEFGGKDAAILIVFLCSIILLIVGVIKFGWYMNEIAALFFGMSMIVALIDRMGFNKYAENLGVGMAGIASGALVVGFARGILVVLNDANNLHTILHASAELLGNLPAMASAVGMYIFQCLLNFLVPSGSGQAAVSMPIMAPLGDLVGVHRQVAAIAFQLGDGISNIFTPTSGYFMAGLALAKIPWSKWAKWILPLIGLQYLLGLIFVVIAQAIGLGPF from the coding sequence ATGGAAAAGAAACGTAAGTTATCCGTCCCTCATGTATACATCCTCTTGCTGGCTGTCATTGCCATCTGTGCAATCCTCAGTTATGTGATGCCGGCAAGTGTGTATGACATGAAAGAAGTCGATGGGAGAGAGATCATTCAGGCCGAGACATGGCACCAGGTGGACAAGACACCGGTCACGCTGATGCAGTTCCTGACCTCGGTACCGAGGGGTATGCAGGAAGCAGCGCAGATCATCTTCTTCATCTTTATCGTAGGCGGTTCCTTCGCAGTGCTGCAGGAGACGAGAGCGATCGAAGCAGGAATGGGCCGGCTGGTCCGGCGGCTACGGGGTTGGAACATCATCATCCTGCCCATCGTCATGTTCCTGTTCTCCCTCTGCGGTTCCGTGTTCGGAATGGCTGAGGAAACGATTCCGTTCATCCCCATCTTTGTGTCTCTGTGCATCGCCATGGGCTATGACTCCCTTACCGGTACAGCCATCGTACTGTGCGGCGCCGGTGCGGGATTCGCCGGGGCTTTTATCAACCCCTTCACCATCCAGGTAGCACAGGGTATTGCAGAGCTGCCGCTGCTGTCAGGCATGGGCTTCCGTATCGCCATTTACGTGTGTATGGTACTGCTGACCATGACATTCGTCGTACGCTATGCCAGTAAGATCAAGAAGGACCCCACCCGTTCTCTGATGTACGAGGCAGATCAGCAGAGAGAAGACAAGATCGAGATGGACCAGCTGAAAGAATTCGGCGGTAAGGATGCAGCGATCCTGATCGTGTTCCTGTGCTCCATCATTCTGCTGATCGTAGGTGTCATCAAGTTCGGATGGTACATGAACGAGATTGCAGCCCTGTTCTTCGGAATGTCGATGATCGTCGCTCTGATCGACCGCATGGGTTTCAACAAGTATGCAGAAAACCTGGGTGTCGGGATGGCAGGTATCGCCTCTGGAGCACTGGTGGTCGGATTCGCCAGAGGCATTCTGGTGGTATTGAACGATGCCAACAACCTGCACACGATCCTGCACGCAAGTGCGGAGCTGCTGGGGAACCTGCCTGCCATGGCCTCGGCTGTGGGTATGTATATCTTCCAGTGCCTGCTGAACTTCCTGGTGCCTTCAGGCTCCGGACAGGCAGCCGTCTCCATGCCGATCATGGCCCCGTTGGGCGACCTTGTCGGCGTTCACCGTCAGGTAGCCGCCATCGCGTTCCAGTTGGGAGATGGAATCTCCAACATTTTCACGCCGACCTCCGGCTACTTCATGGCAGGTCTGGCCCTGGCCAAGATTCCATGGTCCAAGTGGGCCAAGTGGATCCTGCCGCTGATCGGACTGCAGTATCTGCTCGGGCTGATCTTCGTCGTCATTGCACAGGCGATCGGTCTTGGGCCATTCTAA
- a CDS encoding SH3 domain-containing protein, giving the protein MKKLAAMLLSVMMVFLFTACGGGNNDSEPAPADEPTPQTSEVSGIVEDLTDGELSIYTQAKESLTFNIENAEIDTEDSIESGDTATVEYTGKISDGHTEDCEVSKVTNEKGTESKLEGKVKEISQASGSIMITSDNKDYLFDVSDAREEAAKAAVGATVELKYTGLLENTDTTHAYMKTLKVTKAPEKKRIVDTVKVKAVDEKVWTTKKVKIMDDASKDAKKLGKVKKGTKLKRTGVLENGWSRVVYKDKDAFVKTKTLSTKKPKAKKDKKIEEAVTEEKAQEEQKVKTDSSTGKAEEAVAEESKKSAVEEGDQTTEEEKPAAEEEPPAEEEKPAAEEEKPTEEAQAEPEEEAEPKTLTDKGVCEDLDEKTIKLDNGNKYKIKDAKFEISPADDAIGQKVKVEYTEGTDKATRVYLADGAKAPDEAGSGTSPVAWIVGVIIVAAIAAIIIVRKRRKV; this is encoded by the coding sequence ATGAAGAAATTAGCAGCCATGCTGTTGTCTGTGATGATGGTGTTCCTCTTCACCGCATGTGGAGGAGGGAACAACGATTCTGAACCGGCACCGGCAGATGAACCGACCCCACAGACCAGTGAAGTGTCCGGCATCGTGGAAGATCTCACCGACGGGGAATTGTCGATCTATACCCAGGCGAAGGAGAGTCTGACTTTCAATATCGAGAACGCCGAGATCGACACAGAGGACAGCATCGAGAGCGGGGATACAGCTACAGTGGAGTACACCGGCAAGATCTCTGATGGTCATACGGAGGATTGCGAGGTAAGCAAGGTCACAAACGAGAAGGGAACAGAGTCGAAACTGGAAGGTAAGGTCAAGGAGATTAGCCAGGCTAGCGGATCGATCATGATTACCAGCGACAACAAGGACTATCTCTTCGATGTTTCGGATGCGAGAGAAGAGGCTGCCAAAGCAGCTGTTGGCGCGACCGTAGAGCTCAAGTACACGGGACTGTTGGAGAATACCGATACGACTCACGCTTACATGAAAACGCTGAAGGTCACCAAGGCACCTGAGAAGAAGAGAATCGTCGACACCGTCAAGGTCAAGGCGGTAGACGAGAAGGTCTGGACCACCAAGAAAGTCAAGATCATGGATGATGCCAGCAAAGACGCCAAGAAGCTGGGAAAGGTCAAGAAGGGAACCAAGCTCAAGAGGACCGGTGTCCTGGAGAACGGTTGGAGCCGTGTAGTCTACAAGGACAAGGATGCTTTTGTCAAGACCAAGACCCTGTCCACCAAGAAACCCAAGGCCAAGAAGGACAAGAAGATAGAAGAGGCTGTGACAGAAGAGAAGGCCCAGGAAGAGCAGAAGGTCAAGACCGATAGCTCAACCGGAAAAGCCGAGGAGGCTGTGGCTGAAGAGTCCAAGAAATCCGCCGTTGAGGAAGGGGATCAGACCACCGAGGAGGAGAAACCTGCTGCGGAAGAAGAACCGCCTGCTGAGGAGGAAAAGCCTGCTGCAGAAGAGGAAAAGCCCACCGAGGAGGCGCAGGCTGAGCCTGAAGAAGAGGCGGAGCCTAAGACTCTCACAGACAAGGGTGTCTGCGAGGATTTGGACGAGAAGACCATCAAGCTGGACAACGGTAACAAGTATAAGATCAAGGACGCCAAGTTCGAGATTTCTCCGGCAGATGATGCCATCGGACAGAAGGTGAAGGTCGAGTACACCGAGGGGACCGATAAGGCGACTCGCGTTTATCTGGCTGACGGTGCCAAGGCTCCGGATGAGGCCGGATCCGGTACCAGTCCCGTCGCATGGATCGTCGGCGTTATCATCGTTGCCGCCATCGCCGCTATCATCATCGTACGGAAACGCCGCAAGGTTTAG